The sequence below is a genomic window from Strix uralensis isolate ZFMK-TIS-50842 chromosome 11, bStrUra1, whole genome shotgun sequence.
GCGCGGTGCCCTGTCCCGCTGGAGCCCGGGAAGAGCAGGGCGAGCCCCCCCATCCTGGCGTTCAGCGACCCCGGCTCCAGCCGAAACGTCGCTTCTGCTTTCAGCTTTGCAGGTTGAGCTCTGGTTTTATGGGTACTTAAGGCCTGATCCTGGCTTTTAGGGGCTCCCTGAGCAGCTTGGGCTCTGCTGCCGGGACTGACCTGGGTCTCCCCGGCTGTAGTGGCTGGCGTGCAGCAGGCCATGGCCACCCACACAGCATGGGGGTCACGGCTCCCTccgccccggggagcccggcCGGCCGCGGGCCACCGTCCCCCAGCCCGGTGGCTTGCCACAGCCCTCCCACCTCGCTTGCAGAACTGCTCAGCCACGAAGGGGAACTTCCTGGGCAGCTCTGGGCCGTATCCCGACTCCATCGACTGGAGGAAGAAGGGGAATTATGTGACGCCTGTGAAAAACCAGGTGGGGAGCATGTGCCACTGGCAGCGCACCAGGAGCTGGCCGGGAGAGGGGCTAAACCATCACCAGCAGGGcactgggctgggaggaggaggaggagggcccGCAGGGAAACAGGCTCCTTTGGGAgccctgctggggcagggggaggccgTGGGCTCTGGGGCAGGAGACGAGCGGGGAGCGAAGCCCAGCTGCAGGCGGGCAGTGGAAGCGCCGTGCTCCCGGTGTTCCGGCGAGGCCAGTGACCCTGCGGCACATTACAGAGCAGTTCCTCTCTGGTTCCTAACACAGGGCCCCTGCGGGAGCTGCTGGACCTTTTCCACCACGGGCTGTTTGGAGTCTGCCATTGCTATTGCGACGGGAAAGCTCCTCTCTCTGGTAAGAGATTTTCCTTTCTGGGTGCTGATGGCAAGTCCTGCCTCTGGTTGTCTGCCCGCTGCTTGTTCCACATCTGGCTGTAGGTGGCTGCGGGCGTCTGTGGCAGGTACACCCCGCCCTGCAGACCCCTGGCAGCTCTTTGCAGGCTGAGCAGAAGGCTGGGAGGTGCGGGGCAGCGTGGCCAGGAGCTCTGGGTGCCCAAGGACGTGCTGGTCGCCAGCCCCTCTCGGGTCCGAGCGTCCCGCTGCCCTGGGCTTGGGTAGAGCCTTTTTGGAGCAGGATGAAACCAGAGCGGCCCGGAGATCCCGGCTGCTGCGAGCAGGGAGGGTTAGCTAGAGCCATGTCCAGTGCAGCACGTTGTgagactgtttatttttaaactcccaGAGGATTTATATTCTCGAAGAACTAGAAAGACAGTAGCTGCTCATACAACTTAGCGGAATAGCTGAGGGTTGCGTGCCAGTGTTAAAAACAAACTTGACCTTTGAAAGAGATCTCAGCCAGCGCTCCCGCGGCAGGCACGAGGAGGAATGCCTCTTGCAGCCGCCAGCTCCACATCTTCCTCGTCTTCCTCCTTGGGACGTGGAGCCGTTTGGCCGGGTGATTCCCGCTCGCAGTGGGCGAACAGCCAGCTGGGCGGGTGAAACCTGGTGAAACCAGCGCTCCTCAGTTGCGTTTTGGCTCGCTCGTGCAGGTGTTGAATATAGATTGACTCAAAAAACTTTTCCGTAGGCAGAACAACAGTTAGTGGATTGCGCCCAGGCTTTTAACAACCACGGCTGTAGCGGGTAAGTAACATAAAGGATAGAAAGGAGAGTATCTTATGCTCCGTGACTGACAGCCTTCCCCAAGATCTAGTGTTGGAACCCTTCCAGATCGTGGAACGGTTTTTGTTTGGCTGTGATGTGTCAGGGAAAAcagttttgggtttggtttgtttacATTAATTTTGCCCTCCCTAGAGATTAGAATGTTTCCCTAAATCAGCAAAAAGCAAAAGACAGCATTTTCTAAACTCTGTTGTTCCTCTTATTAGTTTTTCTTCTGATACTTGTTTTGTTACAATGTCTTCTGACACTGCGGTTGCAGGGGCTTTCACGCGCTCAGGCAAAGCGAGGGGAGTTTTGTCTGTTGCTCTGCTCCTGAGTCACACGCATCTCATGGTGCTTTAAGGAACCCACAGAAACCTCTGCTTCCCCTTTGGTGAATTCCTACTGGGCTTGCTAGAGAAGACAGAaagtaaagctttctgaaatcttctgttttctgtaagaGAAGTGGTCCCTGAGGAATGCTCAGAGAGCTGAGCAAAACCACTcggtgctttttattttcctcatgacTCCTCCTTAGTCCTTTCCCTGCGAGCACGCCCTGATCAcgctctcctttcctttccttccctccatgAGATGTGCTCCCCAAAGGCAGCCAGGGAAGGATGTGGCTGCTGGGGGTCCCCCATCCTCCCCCGCACTGTGTGGCTGGGGGGAGACCCTAGCCAGGCCAGGCAGAGGGCACAGAAAAACACCTTCCAGTGCACaaggctgcagggctgagctggcacCGCTGGGGCAGTGTGGGTGAGGTGGCCTCGGGGCTCCTGTGTTGGGGCTCTCCCCCAGGGATTAGGCCCCCCCTGAGAAccagcccttcccctgcctgtgcAGGATGGTGCCAGGCAGCATGAGGGGCTGGGCCTGATGTCCCAGGCGGGAAGATACCACAGGAACAGACCGGAGCTCGTGCCTTGAGAGGGCCTGGGGTACACAGCCCTTCCCTGTCCCCCCAGCTTGTGGGAAGGGGCTGTAGGGCTGTGGGGGAGGGTTGATGGCTTTGCTCTGCAGAAGCCGCAGCGTTTCCATCCTAATTAATCTGCATTCTGGCTGTGTTGTCTTGCAGGGGCCTGCCAAGCCAAGCCTTCGAGTACATACTGTATAACAAAGGGCTCATGGGGGAGGACACCTACCCGTACCGGGCTGAGGTATTTATTCCCAGCGCAGCTCAGAGGCGTTTCTGCGGCGGCAGCACGGGGTCCAGAGCAGGCTCTAACACCACTTCCCTCCTGTCCGCACAGAACGGCACCTGCAAGTTCCAGCCAGAGAAGGCTGTTGCGTTTGTCAAGGATGTTATCAATATCACGCAGGTGAGGCCCCGAGGTCTGTGTTTCTGAACTTCCAGGGTGTTAACGCGGTGCCAGGCCTGACCCGGACGGTGCTCGGATGCCCTGAGGCGTGCCAGGCTCCGCAGCACAAGCTGCAGCTTGCTGGCTCCTGGAGAGGAGTGAGCCGCTGGCATGCACACGCCAACTCCCTGTTTCTGAGGGTGGCACCAGCAAAGTGCCGTAGCCAGGAATCcaggtctctgcctgctttccgCAGTGGGTGCGCCTCCAGGCTGTGAGGAAATCTTGGTTCTTTCAACGCAATCAGCACCCGTTTCCTTGTCTGCAAGCAGCAGGCCAGGGTCAGCCATCCCCGCTGTGCTCCGACCGCTGGGCCGGGCATCCTGACTGTGCCCAGCGTCATCGGGAGATAAATGACCCCAGGATCCTCCTCTTGCAGTATGACGAGGAAGGCATGGTGGAAGCTGTGGGGAAGCACAACCCGGTGAGCTTTGCGTTTGAGGTGACGGGTAACTTCATGCACTACAGAAAAGGCGTCTATTCCAAGTGAGTGTTTCTGAACCGGGGGGGTGAGGGTGAGGGGAAGGCATAGGGCTGGAATCACTCACATCCCCATTTTTCCTGCTCTGCGGTGCTGGCCACGGAGACACTGGACTGCATTCTTGTGgggatttttaaacagaaaatagaaaacacGAGTAAACTGAGCCTTGAGATACTGATTTCCCAGGGGGATGAGAGCGCAGCACAGAGAAGAGGGAACAGGGTGTTTGCAGCCAATTTACTGCTCAGAACCAGACCAACCTGAAGACCAGACTGTATTTGGAATGAAGGTCGGCGAGCTTGGGAGATCCTCCTGCAGCcgcagagctggggggggcctgtcccAGGGCAGGGAGCTCTGAGCTGTGGGTGGTGGCGGGGGCAGCCCAGGTGTCGCAGCCAAGCACATCTGGTTTCCTTAGGGTAAGCCCAAACCAGAGTCAGTTTTACGTGGGACTCGGGTGGCTCCTCCAGCGCTGGACCTCAGAGGGTGGCAAGGGGCGTCGCTGCCTTCCCACTGCCCTGCCCCTGTGTGGTGTGTCTGCAGGTTGGGGGGTGACAGCAGGGTCCCTGCGTGGTCCCCCTGGCACCTTGGTCTTTCCTGCCTTGGCAGCCGGATGGGTAAGGAAAGCAGCAGATGAAAAATGAGCTTGGGACGTGAAGTGACCTAGCAGAAGGTCTCGAGTGTTGTGGTAGCTCTATAGCCAACGCAAGAAGCTACTTAAAAGGCTGATCATTATATTTTGGAAAGAGTACGGAAGCTCACCGGGGCAGGATAGATTTCCATTAGGCAAGAAATGGGGAAAGTGTATGATTGGAGAGAACTAGAAAAATACTTCAGAGTAATGAATCCTCAGTCACGTAGAACTGCAGGGAAAATTAAACTAAGAGTCTAAGCATGAGTGATCTGCCCCAGGGAGCTGCAAGGGAAGGAGTGGGCAGCACGGTGAATTCCAGTGGCTTTGCTGTTGCAAAAAGCTAAAGTTTAAAGCAAGTCAGAGGTGGATGTAAGGTGTGAAAGCAGGTGAGACAGTCAAGACACTTCATAACAGGATTCCGGTCTGAGGAATACACCAATTTCATCTTGTAGATTTATAGGCTAAGGTAGACGCAAGGTCAGAGCGTATGGAATAATGGATGCTCCAGTGGTTTCAGCCTGTGCTCCCAGACCAACTGTTAACAGATTCAAGAAGAGTAAATCTGGTGTGGGGACTATGGATCTTCTGGTTATCtgcaatttgaaaatgttttaaaatgagtgCTCTGGAGACGGGAGCGTGTACCTTGCATTGTCTTGGTTTATATCACAGGCGGTAACTTTCATCAAGTGCAATTAAAAGCTGGAAATACAAGGAAATGTGTATTTAGATGGAAGAACTAGCTGTTCCCTGTGCAAAATGCGGATCAGTGCCCCTGAACTTCAGGGCAGGACAAACTGTTACTGGGATGCACTAAGTGCTTCTGGTTTTCATTGGAAAAATTCCTTTGCTCAGTTTTTTCACTGTCACACAAGAACCAGCTACAATGTTGATGTTAATCCTAAACAAAAGGCCAGACCAGGTGCTTGGATCAAAGGTCCATGTAGCCTATCGCCCTGACTTCAGATATGGCCGGTAGTAATTTCTGAGTGAGAGAACAGAGCAGTATCGCCTTTTCGTGGCTTCCCTCCCTACTCTCCACAACTGGAAGTTCAGAGTATCCATTAGTTCTTTTTGCAGTTGGAGTGCAATCAAGAATGCTGGCTAATCCATGATTAATTATAGGCTATTTTTTTATGTAACTCATCTgcattattcttcctttttctttgcagCCCACGATGCGAGCACACCCCTGACAAGGTGAACCACGCTGTCCTCGCTGTGGGGTACGGAGAAGAAAATGGGACTCCTTACTGGATTGTGAAGAACTCCTGGGGCCCGCTGTGGGGCATGGAGGGGTAAGGAGGACCCAATGCTGCCAGACCCCCCACGGTCTCCCTGTACCCGGTCCAAAGACAGTCACGAGCGGGGATCCTGCCCACCCTCGTCAGTCCCCAGGTCGCCCTTACACTCTCAAGCCGAAATTTCTCAGCTGTTTCATGCTCTGGGAGGATACAGGGGAAAACATCCCAGCCTCGGCAGTGAAGGAGACGTGGCTCCACAAACCAGTCCTGGAGTGACTCGTTAGCGCAGACCCTTAGATGAGTAGATCTGCTGTTGACACCGGGGGCTTGGCCAGTGGCTGTGCCAGGAGAGCACCGTGCCTCTCCCATGGTTATAGAAGAAGAACGGGTTGTGCCGAGAGTGAGTTTTCACTCCAGCTCCACAAGTATTTCCAGCTGCAAGTGAAATTTTTGAGTCAGGTGCTGACTCTGCTAGTTTGTGATACAAGGGGGACAGGGAAGAGCATTGCCTGGTGAACAGCCGACggcagcagctctgccacaggTATTTGCTCCTTGCGCTGGCGTGAGAAAGGAGCTTGCACGTAAGGAGAGCAGTTGCCTTACGCCACTCTCTCGTGCTGACTCTCAGAGGGGGGAACGCTCACTCGtacacatttctttctctttttaggTACTTCCTTATTGAACGTGGCAAGAATATGTGTGGTCTCGCTGCTTGTGCATCTTACCCCGTTCCTCAGGTGTAAGAGGAGAGTGCAGGCTGGGGAAAGTGGGCACAGGAGAAGGAATGACTGATCGTATATGAATTTCTGAACGCTAAAATCAAGCGAGAACAAAATGAAATACCTATCTGTTGAAAGTTGTTACCTGCAGGCAGATTCCTCGGCTTGCACACAGCTTCTTGCCATAGGAAGACCTGTGCCTCCTCTCCCCAGCCGAAAGCAAGCATGCTCCTGCGCCGAGCGCCAggctcctgccttctcctcccgGCTGCGGTGCCTCGCCCTGTCCCAGCCGGGGCCCCGCGCTGCTGCTGGGGGGTGGTGGCAACGGGGGGCTCTTGGATGGCAGTTGCCTGATTTTAAGACGCTGCTCTGACAAAGCTCACCCCTTCCTTTAGGTGGCCGTTTCCTAATCAACAGATGTAACTTCTagggatttttaaattttctttgaaggcgatttttcctttctctagagAAAGATGAGTGCTGTGATTTATATGTTTTacctattttcattaaatgtttttaaggggtttttttgtattaaaaaaatagggCATTTTAATGCAAATTGAGAAGAAATGGATTATTTTATGAATCAAGCAAGCAGCTTATTGCAAACACAAACCTGCGATGGCGCGAGAAGGCCGTGTGGCAGTAGAGGGCACTTGTGTGTTATTTCACGCTAAAACCAGCTCCTGACTGAATAAAGAGAACTCGCACTGCTGTGGTGTGTGCTCTGCGCGGCCCTGGGCGTTACCGGCACGGTCACCGGGGGGGGAAATGTGGCGTTAAGTCTTTTTTCGGATCGCGGAGCGGGATCCGACCCCGGGGGTGTCTGAGGGGGGCACCGTCCCCCTGACACAGCTCCTGCGAGTAAGAAGGGCGCGCAGAGCGTTAGGACCTTTCCGCGGTTACGCAGCTTCGCTTTAACCAGCTTTACGGCGCCTGGGGCAGGGCGGCGGTGCCCGGGGCGGATCGCAGCCGCCGCTCTCCGCCCCGCCGGCCCTTCTCTCCGGCTAGCTGCGCCGCCATTTTGTGCAGAGAGGCGGGGCGGAACCCCGCGCTCGCCGCGGAAACGGAAGCGCCGCTCCGTCACTTCCGCTTCCGGCGCGTCCATCCAATGGGCGGGGCAGGTGCTGTTTTGGCGCCGAATGTGAAGGGgccgcgcggcggcggggcggtcCCGTCATGGCGGCCCCCTCCCGCCCCATCATGGCGGCTGTGCCGCAGAACAACCTGCGGGAGCAGCTGCGGCTCCACTCGGCCCGCGGCGCCCTCAGCaagccgcccccgccgcggcaccggccGGCGTGAGTTCCGCGGAGCCTCGGCGGGTGGGGGTGGCAGCGGGCGGCGGAGCTTTAGCGTGCGGCGAGCTCCTGGGGAGCCCCTCCTTAGCCGGGCCGCTAATGAGGGGCTCGTCTCTTTACAGGGGCTTTACCTTCAAGAAGACTTCTCCGGCCGGCgccctgcccagggagcctcgGGGCCTCTCCGCCGCCTCTGCACTGAGGGACAAAGACGTTAACACCTCCCTGGCTGCGCTTGGCTCGGCCCTCCCTGCCTCCAAGGACAAGAAAACCCAAATCCAGGatttcttcccagcagcagccggCCCTCATGGACAGGGCCTCGAGACGGCCTGTGCAAGCCCGACACTTGCCAGGTGTGGGGAGGCGTCAAAAGGCCCCGTGGCCACTGGAAAGAGGAGTGGGAGCGAGGGGCTGCACAGTCCTGCGGCCGGCCCCGTCATTACCGTAGAAGATGAGTGGGATGACATTGACGACTTCGATTTGTCAAGAATCGAAAAGAAGTATTGCAGACCGCCGGTCCTGTCCCCCAAAGGGCAGCGGGCCTCCTGCAAGGCCTCCCAGAGGTCAAACCCTCGCCGGGATGAGCCGCTGGGCTCTCCCGGGACCACGGGCGATGACGTGGGGCCTTGCAGCCACGGGGAGGCCTCTCTAGAGGCTGAACAACGGCCCTTGTCGCAGCAATCTCTCATCTGTCTTGAGGATTCAGCTCCCTGCAGCGGTAACAAGGCTGTGGGTGAGGACCTTTGGGAGAATCTATCTGCTGACGTGATTTTGGATGATGACAGGGAAGAGGCTCACCCAggtaacagtttattttaaagtacCGGTGAGCTGGGAGGAAATATGTTCGTGTTTGCACACTGAGGGCTTGATCTTTCGGAAAGCAGAGGGAGCTGCATGCCCGTATCTGAGGAGCGGTTGTGGGTATGTGATTTCGTTTGGGTGTCCACAGCGTGTGAAAGTGCCGGGTTGTAAGTAGTGGAGCGTTGTCTCTGGGGCAGGAGTAGCAGCTGGTCGCGTGGAGTTGTAAGAGTGCCCATACGGCAGTCCAAAAAAGTTCATGACTGTCAGTCAGAGTGCTCCCACACAGCTTCTCTGTTTGATATTCCTTACCtgttatgttttgaaaattttgatcTTTATTTGTGAAATTAATGTTTATGCAATGGAATAATATTGAACAGTGTTCTGTGATGCTGCCGTTACACTAAATAGCAAAAGGATTTgtgaactgtatttttcttctatagaATACTTTGCTaccttttcccctctttctgtgaaattagtTTTAATATATTAATGATACTGATACTGGTCTTTCTTAGTAGGATTTGTCTTATAAGGCTCTATACATGTAAATTCACCTTCTAATTCCAGTATAGGGACTGTGCTAGTTGATGAGTCTATGCTCTTTTTAAGCTAGTATTTAATATAACAAGAGTTTTCTGTAAAATCTCTTGTAGGGAAATATATCTCTTAAGTTTTTCTCTTCTGACGGGGAAAGGTAACTGCAGGCAAGCTATATAACTTTTCCACTGGAAAGacagtttgtggggtttttgtctgtttgttattaatgaggaagaaaaagggagcagtaataacttttttttgtcctttaaaagTCAGAAACTGTATTAAATGAGTATTTTGAAATCTAGctattaattttttccctctgttcagcTGCATTTTTCCTTATACCAGGATGAGTTTACAGTGTTACCCGACAATATCAATACCCTTCTCTTTCAGCTGCTAATGATGGAAGTGGTGAGAGCCGGAGGCCAAGCAGCGCTGAGAAACACAG
It includes:
- the CTSH gene encoding pro-cathepsin H; amino-acid sequence: MGWAVLLVAAALLAPVAAWAPSAEEELQFKAWMVQNNRRYGPGEYPRRLRVFLGNKRQIEQHNAGNHSFQMGLNQFSDLTFAEFKKLYLWREPQNCSATKGNFLGSSGPYPDSIDWRKKGNYVTPVKNQGPCGSCWTFSTTGCLESAIAIATGKLLSLAEQQLVDCAQAFNNHGCSGGLPSQAFEYILYNKGLMGEDTYPYRAENGTCKFQPEKAVAFVKDVINITQYDEEGMVEAVGKHNPVSFAFEVTGNFMHYRKGVYSNPRCEHTPDKVNHAVLAVGYGEENGTPYWIVKNSWGPLWGMEGYFLIERGKNMCGLAACASYPVPQV